A window of the Streptomyces sp. JB150 genome harbors these coding sequences:
- a CDS encoding nuclear transport factor 2 family protein: MTMSSTTESATVLTGMYAAEAEYLAAGGPGEASFDLLAPFFAPDVELHQADALPYGGTWRGHKGMTQFFHMMGEVWESFEMVEQEFLATGETAVVLTKVRARARATGRELSFPILQTITVKDGRITEVRPFYWDTRAIADACAVPTPTD; encoded by the coding sequence ATGACGATGTCATCCACTACGGAGTCAGCAACAGTTCTCACCGGCATGTATGCGGCTGAGGCGGAGTACCTGGCGGCGGGAGGCCCTGGCGAGGCTTCGTTCGACCTCCTCGCCCCCTTCTTTGCGCCGGATGTCGAGCTGCATCAAGCAGATGCCCTGCCCTACGGAGGCACTTGGCGTGGGCACAAGGGCATGACGCAGTTCTTCCACATGATGGGAGAGGTGTGGGAGTCGTTCGAGATGGTGGAACAGGAGTTCCTGGCCACCGGTGAGACTGCGGTCGTGCTCACAAAGGTCCGTGCTCGCGCGCGCGCGACCGGCCGTGAACTCAGCTTCCCCATTCTGCAAACGATCACGGTCAAGGACGGGCGGATCACCGAGGTCCGTCCGTTCTACTGGGACACGCGGGCAATCGCCGATGCCTGCGCCGTGCCGACACCGACAGACTGA
- a CDS encoding rhodanese-like domain-containing protein produces the protein MSGREHGEPVGIDQLLERVRAGYERIGPREAYAAQQAGEALLVDIRYAALRERDGLIPGALVVERNELEWRLDPWGSHRLPEATGHELRVVVLCNEGYASSLAAESLHRLGLRRATDLIGGFQAWRAAGLPVVEQHA, from the coding sequence GTGAGCGGCCGCGAGCACGGGGAGCCCGTGGGCATCGACCAGTTGCTGGAGCGGGTGCGGGCAGGCTACGAGCGGATCGGGCCGCGCGAGGCCTACGCCGCCCAGCAGGCCGGTGAGGCACTGCTCGTGGACATCCGGTACGCCGCGCTGCGTGAGCGGGACGGCCTGATCCCCGGCGCCCTGGTCGTGGAGCGCAACGAACTGGAGTGGCGGCTCGACCCCTGGGGCAGCCACCGTCTTCCCGAGGCCACCGGCCATGAGCTGCGGGTCGTGGTGCTGTGCAACGAGGGATACGCGTCGTCCCTCGCCGCCGAGTCCCTGCACCGGCTGGGACTGCGCCGGGCCACGGACCTGATCGGCGGCTTCCAGGCCTGGCGGGCGGCGGGACTGCCGGTGGTCGAGCAGCACGCCTAG
- a CDS encoding cysteine dioxygenase, which yields MSALFPSPSPSPASVASAAGRGSAPTQADLLDFVRRAAADTALIESLPLDPEGRTWVRLQGPGGSEAWLIGWPPGTGTGWHDHADSVGAFLTARGELRENALAARLPADGWKTLELTEGVDRHRLLPAGQGRAFGRHHVHEVLNESTEEHAISVHAYYPPLPRIRRFSRTGQVLRLEHVERPEDWQ from the coding sequence GTGTCTGCCCTTTTCCCCTCCCCCTCCCCCTCCCCCGCCTCCGTCGCGTCCGCCGCCGGGCGTGGCTCCGCGCCCACCCAGGCCGATCTGCTGGACTTCGTCCGGCGTGCGGCGGCCGACACCGCGCTGATCGAATCCCTGCCGCTCGACCCGGAGGGCCGTACCTGGGTACGGCTCCAGGGGCCCGGCGGCAGCGAGGCCTGGCTGATCGGCTGGCCGCCCGGCACGGGCACCGGCTGGCACGACCACGCCGACTCGGTGGGCGCCTTCCTCACCGCGCGCGGCGAACTGCGGGAGAACGCGCTGGCCGCGCGGCTGCCCGCCGACGGCTGGAAGACCCTCGAACTCACCGAGGGTGTGGACCGCCACCGCCTCCTGCCGGCCGGTCAGGGCCGCGCCTTCGGCCGTCACCACGTCCACGAGGTGCTCAACGAGTCCACGGAGGAGCACGCGATCTCGGTCCACGCCTACTACCCGCCGCTGCCCCGGATCCGCCGCTTCAGCCGCACGGGCCAGGTGCTGCGTCTGGAGCACGTCGAGCGCCCGGAGGACTGGCAGTGA
- a CDS encoding FAD-dependent monooxygenase, whose protein sequence is MDPVIIVGAGPVGLTLALALARQEVPCVVLDEGPGKDEPRLARTVALHEDTAALMSRLTGTALDEAGAHWAGWRSMRRKQVMREITFGEAPEDDAEDDAAPVSPLHIAQHVLTDALRAALARERIVKIVADSRLDAVEQEPSGVTAHTRGAQGTWWRGSYLVGCDGPRSTVRKLLDIRFPGRTAVERHAVAALRAELPWPGQALLHRMPPWRSSGPSAGEVTARPLPDGVWRLDWLLPPGKDLVTPELLLARVQETLTGWTGEASPSYELLDTGVHIVHHRLARRWRAGRVFLAGDAAHLLGALGTQGLDEGLRDADNLAWKLALAWHHGPHEALLDSYQAERRAVVAARLRAADQALPQVRGGKGLRSYVPGAARGHDALLTDGHLGSGPLGAPGGYADSPLAPRHIEAEVPVATPPGAPVTDVVVTAEDGSFVRLRDRLGRGALLVVLIAPGTGVWERKHWATAGIMPRLAAAVSALPHPAELLVAESYPGAAAHTVLLVRPDGHLVTALNGVRPADLYAAAEATLGGPAQAGGGGGTRAGVQAEAGAASR, encoded by the coding sequence GTGGACCCGGTGATCATCGTCGGAGCGGGGCCCGTCGGGCTGACGCTCGCCCTGGCACTGGCGCGTCAGGAGGTGCCGTGCGTCGTCCTCGACGAGGGCCCGGGCAAGGACGAACCGCGCCTGGCGCGCACCGTCGCCCTGCACGAGGACACCGCCGCGCTGATGTCCCGGCTGACCGGGACGGCACTGGACGAGGCCGGCGCGCACTGGGCCGGATGGCGGTCGATGCGGCGCAAGCAGGTGATGCGCGAGATCACGTTCGGCGAGGCCCCGGAGGACGACGCGGAGGACGACGCGGCCCCGGTTTCCCCGCTGCACATCGCCCAGCACGTGCTCACGGACGCCCTGCGCGCCGCACTGGCGCGGGAACGAATCGTCAAGATCGTCGCGGACAGCCGGCTGGACGCCGTGGAGCAGGAACCCTCGGGCGTCACCGCGCACACCCGCGGCGCCCAGGGCACCTGGTGGCGCGGCAGTTACCTGGTGGGCTGCGACGGCCCCCGCTCGACCGTGCGCAAGCTCCTGGACATCCGCTTCCCTGGCCGTACGGCGGTGGAGCGGCACGCCGTGGCCGCGCTGCGGGCGGAACTTCCGTGGCCGGGTCAGGCGTTGCTCCACCGGATGCCGCCGTGGCGGTCGTCGGGGCCCTCGGCCGGGGAGGTGACCGCCCGCCCGCTGCCGGACGGTGTCTGGCGGCTGGACTGGCTGCTGCCGCCCGGCAAGGACCTGGTCACGCCCGAGCTGCTGCTGGCCCGCGTCCAGGAGACCCTGACCGGCTGGACGGGCGAGGCCTCACCGTCGTACGAACTGCTGGACACCGGAGTGCACATCGTCCACCACCGGCTGGCAAGGCGCTGGCGGGCGGGCCGGGTCTTCCTCGCCGGGGACGCGGCGCATCTGCTCGGCGCGCTCGGCACCCAGGGGCTGGACGAGGGGCTGCGGGACGCCGACAACCTCGCCTGGAAGCTGGCGCTGGCCTGGCACCACGGGCCGCACGAGGCGCTGCTCGACAGCTACCAGGCCGAGCGGCGCGCGGTCGTCGCCGCCCGGCTGCGCGCCGCCGACCAGGCGTTGCCGCAGGTGCGCGGCGGCAAGGGCCTGCGCTCGTACGTGCCGGGCGCCGCCCGCGGTCATGACGCGCTGCTCACCGACGGCCACCTGGGCAGCGGCCCGCTGGGCGCCCCCGGCGGCTATGCCGACTCCCCGCTCGCGCCCCGGCACATCGAGGCCGAGGTCCCGGTCGCCACCCCGCCGGGGGCACCGGTCACCGATGTCGTGGTCACCGCGGAGGACGGCTCGTTCGTACGGCTGCGCGACCGGCTGGGCCGGGGCGCGCTGCTCGTCGTGCTGATCGCGCCCGGCACCGGCGTGTGGGAGCGCAAGCACTGGGCGACGGCCGGGATCATGCCCCGGCTCGCGGCCGCGGTGTCCGCCCTGCCGCACCCCGCCGAGCTGCTGGTCGCCGAGAGCTACCCGGGCGCGGCCGCCCACACCGTGCTCCTCGTCCGGCCCGACGGGCATCTCGTCACGGCCCTGAACGGGGTGCGCCCCGCCGACCTCTACGCGGCGGCCGAGGCGACGCTCGGCGGCCCGGCCCAGGCCGGCGGCGGAGGCGGGACGCGAGCCGGGGTCCAGGCGGAGGCCGGGGCGGCCTCGCGCTGA
- a CDS encoding amino acid ABC transporter permease produces MSSVLYDAQGPRAKRRNVLYTAIFLAGMAALLWWVYNALSDKGQLEWAKWEPFFSSSEAWETYIWPGLQNTLKASALSMIIALPLGAIFGIARLSDHAWIRVPAAVVVEFFRAIPVLILMIFGLALFSEYTNISSDDRPLYAVVTGLVLYNSAVLAEIVRAGILALPKGQSEAAMAIGLTKRQMMQLILLPQAVTAMLPAIVSQLVVIVKDTALGGAVLTFPDLLAAVSPMSSYYGANTIASFTVVAVLFIVINLALTSFASWLERRLRRSKKSTGAVLGTEEVDDLNAAEAAGTHGTEARGPKI; encoded by the coding sequence ATGAGCTCGGTCCTGTACGACGCCCAGGGTCCCCGCGCCAAGCGACGGAACGTTCTCTACACAGCGATCTTCCTGGCCGGTATGGCAGCCCTACTGTGGTGGGTGTACAACGCCCTGTCCGACAAGGGACAGCTCGAGTGGGCCAAGTGGGAGCCATTCTTCTCTTCGTCCGAGGCCTGGGAGACGTACATCTGGCCGGGTCTGCAGAACACGCTCAAGGCATCGGCGCTGTCTATGATCATCGCGCTGCCGCTCGGTGCGATCTTCGGCATCGCCCGCCTGTCCGACCATGCCTGGATTCGCGTACCCGCCGCGGTCGTGGTTGAGTTCTTCCGCGCCATCCCCGTCCTGATCCTGATGATCTTCGGGCTGGCCTTGTTCTCGGAGTACACCAACATCAGCTCCGACGACCGACCTCTGTACGCGGTCGTCACCGGTCTGGTGCTGTATAACTCGGCCGTGCTCGCGGAAATCGTGCGGGCCGGAATCCTGGCACTGCCCAAGGGCCAGTCCGAGGCAGCCATGGCGATCGGGCTGACCAAGCGCCAGATGATGCAGCTGATCCTGCTGCCGCAGGCCGTCACCGCGATGCTGCCCGCGATCGTCAGCCAGCTCGTGGTGATCGTGAAGGACACCGCACTCGGCGGTGCGGTGCTCACCTTCCCGGACCTGCTTGCCGCGGTCAGTCCGATGAGTTCGTACTACGGCGCGAACACAATCGCCAGCTTCACGGTCGTCGCCGTCCTCTTCATCGTGATCAACTTGGCCCTCACCTCATTCGCGAGCTGGCTGGAACGCCGACTGCGGCGCAGCAAGAAGAGCACCGGCGCGGTCCTCGGCACAGAGGAAGTGGACGATCTTAACGCCGCCGAGGCGGCGGGCACTCACGGGACGGAGGCTAGGGGGCCGAAGATCTGA
- a CDS encoding amino acid ABC transporter permease: MFDFLSNYDDPSLLGAFWLTVQLAVYSAIGSLIWGTVLAAMRVGPVPLLRGFGTAYVNIVRNIPLTVIILFTSLGLNQTLSVKLGAQDFETINFRLAVLGLIVYTSAFVCEALRSGINTVPVGQAEAARAIGLTFTQVLTLVVLPQAFRSVVGPLTNVLIALTKNTTVAAAIGVAEAALLMKEMIENEAQLLLISAIFAFGFVVLTLPTGLILGWVGKKVAVKR; this comes from the coding sequence GTGTTCGACTTTCTTTCAAACTATGACGACCCGAGCCTGCTGGGAGCCTTCTGGCTAACGGTGCAGCTCGCCGTCTACTCGGCCATTGGCTCCCTCATCTGGGGAACGGTCCTTGCGGCCATGCGGGTCGGCCCGGTGCCTCTGTTGCGCGGTTTCGGTACGGCGTACGTGAACATAGTGCGGAATATCCCGCTGACGGTGATCATCCTGTTCACGTCGCTTGGGCTGAATCAGACGCTGAGTGTCAAGCTCGGTGCTCAGGACTTCGAAACCATCAACTTCCGGCTTGCCGTGCTGGGCCTGATCGTCTACACATCGGCCTTCGTATGTGAGGCGCTGCGCTCCGGCATCAACACCGTGCCGGTCGGCCAGGCCGAAGCTGCCCGCGCGATCGGGCTCACCTTCACTCAGGTCCTGACGCTGGTCGTGCTGCCACAGGCATTCCGCTCTGTGGTTGGCCCTCTCACGAACGTTCTAATCGCACTGACGAAGAACACCACGGTCGCGGCTGCGATCGGTGTCGCCGAGGCGGCACTGCTGATGAAGGAAATGATCGAGAACGAGGCGCAATTGCTGCTCATCTCGGCGATCTTCGCCTTCGGCTTCGTGGTCCTGACACTGCCGACCGGTCTGATCCTCGGCTGGGTAGGCAAGAAGGTGGCGGTGAAGCGATGA
- a CDS encoding glutamate ABC transporter substrate-binding protein: MKLRKATAAAAAALVLSLTATACGGDDGGDESGSGSGGGDKITIGIKFDQPGLGQKTPQGYSGFDVDVATYVAKELGYDANQIEWKEAKSADRETMLQRGDVDFIAATYSITPERQEKVDFAGPYLLAHQDVLLRADDNSIKSPEDLNDKNLCSVTGSTSAQNVKEKLAPKANLQQYPTYSACLSGLQNNAIDALTTDDSILAGYASQDSFKGKFKLGGFKMTNENYGIGVKKGSDLKAKINTALEKMVSDGAWEEAMKKNLGPANYKNEPAPKIGDIKS, from the coding sequence ATGAAGCTCCGCAAGGCCACCGCCGCGGCCGCTGCCGCCCTCGTCCTCTCCCTGACCGCGACGGCCTGTGGGGGCGACGACGGCGGAGATGAGAGCGGTTCGGGCTCCGGTGGCGGCGACAAGATCACCATTGGTATCAAGTTCGACCAGCCGGGCCTGGGCCAGAAGACGCCACAGGGCTACTCCGGCTTCGACGTGGACGTCGCCACGTACGTCGCCAAGGAACTGGGCTACGACGCCAACCAGATCGAGTGGAAGGAGGCGAAGAGCGCCGACCGCGAGACCATGCTCCAGCGCGGTGACGTCGACTTCATCGCCGCCACCTACTCGATCACCCCGGAGCGCCAGGAGAAGGTCGACTTCGCCGGCCCATACCTGCTTGCCCACCAGGACGTTCTGCTGCGCGCCGACGACAACTCCATCAAGTCGCCGGAAGACCTCAACGACAAGAACCTGTGTTCCGTGACCGGTTCGACCTCGGCACAGAACGTCAAGGAGAAGCTGGCGCCGAAGGCCAACCTCCAGCAGTACCCGACCTACTCGGCGTGCCTGAGCGGCCTGCAGAACAACGCCATCGACGCGCTGACCACGGACGACTCGATCCTCGCTGGCTACGCCTCACAGGACAGCTTCAAGGGCAAGTTCAAGCTCGGCGGCTTCAAGATGACGAACGAGAACTACGGGATCGGCGTCAAGAAGGGCAGCGACCTCAAGGCGAAGATCAACACTGCCTTGGAGAAGATGGTCTCCGACGGTGCGTGGGAGGAGGCAATGAAGAAGAACCTCGGCCCGGCGAACTACAAGAACGAGCCCGCCCCGAAGATCGGCGACATCAAGAGCTGA
- a CDS encoding amino acid ABC transporter ATP-binding protein, with protein MTEVSVAKEGSAATGELVVLKSVNKHFGALHVLQDIDLTIARGEVVVVIGPSGSGKSTLCRTINRLETIDSGTITIDGKPLPQEGKELARLRADVGMVFQSFNLFAHKTVLENVMLGQIKVRKADKKQAEEKARALLDRVGVAAQADKYPAQLSGGQQQRVAIARALAMGPKVMLFDEPTSALDPEMINEVLEVMQQLAREGMTMIVVTHEMGFARSAANRVVFMADGRIVEEAAPDQFFSNPRSDRAKDFLSKILHH; from the coding sequence ATGACCGAAGTATCGGTGGCCAAGGAAGGTTCGGCCGCGACCGGCGAACTGGTCGTCCTGAAGAGCGTCAACAAGCACTTCGGCGCGTTGCACGTACTCCAGGACATCGATCTCACGATCGCCCGCGGCGAGGTCGTCGTGGTCATCGGGCCCTCCGGGTCCGGGAAGTCCACCCTGTGCCGCACCATCAACCGCCTCGAGACGATCGACTCCGGCACGATCACGATCGACGGCAAGCCGCTGCCCCAGGAAGGCAAGGAGCTGGCCCGGCTGCGCGCCGACGTCGGGATGGTGTTCCAGTCCTTCAACCTCTTCGCGCACAAGACCGTGCTCGAGAACGTGATGCTCGGCCAGATCAAGGTCCGCAAGGCGGACAAGAAGCAGGCCGAGGAGAAGGCGCGCGCCCTGCTGGACCGGGTCGGCGTGGCGGCGCAGGCGGACAAGTACCCCGCGCAGCTCTCCGGCGGCCAGCAGCAGCGTGTCGCCATCGCGCGGGCTCTGGCCATGGGCCCCAAGGTCATGCTCTTCGACGAGCCGACGTCGGCTCTCGACCCGGAGATGATCAACGAGGTCCTGGAGGTCATGCAGCAGCTCGCCCGTGAGGGCATGACCATGATCGTGGTCACCCACGAAATGGGATTCGCGCGATCGGCAGCAAACCGCGTGGTGTTCATGGCGGACGGCCGCATCGTCGAAGAGGCTGCGCCCGACCAGTTCTTCAGCAACCCGCGTAGCGACCGCGCCAAGGACTTCCTGTCGAAGATCCTGCACCACTGA
- a CDS encoding response regulator transcription factor produces the protein MRLLLVEDDNHVATALSAVLARHGFDVTHARSGEEALQALVPEGPGFGVVLLDLGLPDQDGYEVCSKIRKRTATPVIMVTARSDVRSRIHGLNLGADDYVVKPYDTGELLARIHAVSRRTVHEDATGPVETAVHLGPVRIDLPTRQVSVDGSAVQLTRKEFDLLALLAQRPGVVFRREQIISEVWRTSWEGTGRTLEVHVASLRAKLRMPALIETVRGVGYRLVAPDA, from the coding sequence ATGAGACTGCTCCTCGTCGAGGACGACAACCATGTCGCCACCGCGCTGTCCGCGGTCCTCGCGCGGCACGGCTTCGACGTCACGCACGCGCGCAGCGGTGAGGAGGCACTGCAGGCCCTGGTGCCCGAGGGCCCCGGCTTCGGCGTCGTCCTGCTCGACCTCGGCCTGCCCGACCAGGACGGCTACGAGGTGTGCAGCAAGATCCGCAAGCGCACCGCCACACCGGTGATCATGGTCACCGCGCGGTCCGACGTCCGCTCCCGCATCCACGGCCTCAACCTCGGGGCCGACGACTACGTGGTCAAGCCGTACGACACCGGGGAACTGCTCGCGCGGATCCACGCGGTGAGCCGGCGCACCGTCCACGAGGACGCCACCGGCCCCGTCGAGACCGCCGTCCACCTGGGCCCCGTCCGCATCGACCTGCCCACCCGCCAGGTCAGCGTGGACGGCTCGGCCGTCCAGCTGACCCGCAAGGAGTTCGACCTCCTCGCCCTGCTGGCGCAGCGCCCGGGCGTGGTCTTCCGGCGGGAACAGATCATCAGCGAGGTCTGGCGGACCAGCTGGGAGGGGACCGGCCGCACCCTGGAGGTGCACGTCGCGTCCCTGCGGGCCAAGCTGCGCATGCCGGCGCTGATCGAGACCGTGCGCGGCGTCGGCTACCGGCTCGTCGCCCCGGACGCGTAG
- a CDS encoding HAMP domain-containing sensor histidine kinase translates to MRTRLLPLLIVLMAAVLLALGVPLAVSLAAAQQQKVVVDRIDDTARFAALAQFVTADPTVRDERRETLRRELISYHKVYGIRAGVFYHDDIPMAHAPDDWLLPRSGEVRAAVDEAFLSRRSHDPKQVWPWQRHRLVVASPVIRDGDVVAVVVTDSPTGQMRSRILRGWLVIAAGETAAMLLAVGAALRLTGWVLRPVRVLDATTHDIATGRLKSRVAVASGPPELRRLARSFNEMADNVENVLEQQRAFVADASHQLRNPLAALLLRIELLALELPEGNEEIASVQAEGKRLAQVLDDLLDLALAEHAEANLGLTDIGALTAERVAAWAPTAEAKGVRLVADCPATTAWADAVTLSSALDAVIDNALKFTPAGELVEVRVASHGDTSTVVVADRGPGLTDEELTRVGDRFWRSNRHQNVKGSGLGLSISRALLASAGGAITYDHHEPHGLKVTVTVPRSGPAA, encoded by the coding sequence GTGCGCACACGTCTTCTGCCGCTGCTCATCGTCCTGATGGCGGCCGTGCTGCTGGCGCTCGGCGTCCCGCTCGCCGTCAGTCTCGCGGCGGCCCAGCAGCAGAAGGTCGTCGTCGACCGGATCGACGACACCGCGCGGTTCGCGGCCCTCGCCCAGTTCGTCACCGCCGACCCCACGGTGCGCGACGAGCGCCGCGAGACACTGAGACGCGAACTGATCAGCTACCACAAGGTCTACGGCATTCGTGCCGGTGTCTTCTACCACGACGACATCCCCATGGCTCATGCGCCCGACGACTGGCTGCTCCCTCGGTCGGGTGAGGTGCGGGCCGCCGTCGACGAGGCGTTCCTGAGCCGCCGCAGCCACGACCCGAAGCAGGTGTGGCCCTGGCAGCGGCACCGTCTGGTCGTCGCCTCGCCGGTGATCCGGGACGGCGACGTCGTCGCCGTGGTGGTCACCGACTCGCCGACCGGCCAGATGAGGTCGCGGATCCTGCGCGGCTGGCTGGTCATCGCCGCGGGCGAGACCGCCGCGATGCTGCTGGCCGTGGGCGCCGCGCTCCGGCTCACCGGCTGGGTGCTCAGGCCCGTCCGCGTCCTGGACGCCACCACCCACGACATCGCCACCGGGCGGCTGAAGTCGAGGGTGGCCGTGGCCAGCGGGCCGCCGGAGCTGAGACGGCTGGCCCGGTCGTTCAACGAGATGGCCGACAACGTCGAGAACGTCCTGGAGCAGCAGCGCGCCTTCGTCGCCGACGCCTCCCACCAACTGCGCAACCCCCTCGCGGCACTGCTGCTGCGCATCGAGCTGCTGGCGCTCGAACTGCCCGAGGGCAACGAGGAGATCGCCTCCGTCCAGGCCGAGGGCAAGCGCCTCGCACAGGTCCTGGACGACCTGCTCGACCTGGCGCTCGCCGAGCACGCCGAGGCCAATCTGGGCCTCACCGACATCGGCGCGCTCACCGCCGAGCGCGTCGCCGCCTGGGCGCCGACCGCCGAGGCGAAGGGCGTACGGCTGGTGGCCGACTGCCCGGCCACCACCGCCTGGGCCGACGCGGTCACCCTCTCCAGCGCGCTGGACGCGGTGATCGACAACGCGCTGAAGTTCACCCCGGCGGGCGAGCTGGTGGAGGTCCGCGTCGCGTCCCACGGCGACACCTCGACCGTCGTGGTCGCGGACCGCGGCCCCGGCCTCACCGACGAGGAACTGACCCGCGTGGGAGACCGTTTCTGGCGCAGCAACCGCCATCAGAACGTCAAGGGCTCCGGCCTCGGCCTGTCCATCAGCCGGGCGCTGCTCGCCTCGGCGGGCGGTGCGATCACGTACGACCACCACGAGCCGCACGGGCTGAAGGTGACGGTGACCGTGCCCAGGAGCGGGCCGGCGGCGTGA
- a CDS encoding TAXI family TRAP transporter solute-binding subunit: MSKLFPRTGRRRLLQSAAVGVVALGLLLWWLLPLEEEPPRGTVTFSTGTRAGVYYEYGDRLRKELAKDMPGLKVELLTSDGSQENVARVATGKADFTIAAADAVETYKLGGEGADRLRGVARLYDDYVQLVVPPHSEIESVADLRGKRVAIGLPDSGVRLIATRLLKAAGIDPEKDITPYPDGIDTGPRKLGTKLDAFFWSGGLPTDGLRKLTRTDSFRFIPIAPDLVAKLHKQRAATRYYRATNMPESAYPTIQMGQAVPTLAVSNLLITRTDMDPRLTEWLTRTVIKSRDRIGAHVHSAQLVDLRTAAADAARILGALGAGGLLPPGPDVLATVEFLGEHGIPALPGGRYLAQAVDPADHARVLAARPELVDGIYTDPLTLHEGARRYYRSVKP, translated from the coding sequence ATGTCCAAGCTGTTCCCCCGCACCGGCCGGCGCCGCCTCCTGCAGAGCGCGGCCGTCGGTGTCGTGGCTCTCGGGCTGCTGCTGTGGTGGCTGCTGCCGCTGGAGGAGGAGCCACCGCGCGGGACGGTCACGTTCAGCACGGGCACCCGCGCGGGCGTCTATTACGAGTACGGCGACCGGCTGCGCAAGGAACTCGCCAAGGACATGCCGGGCCTCAAGGTGGAGCTGCTCACCAGTGACGGCTCGCAGGAGAACGTCGCCCGCGTGGCCACCGGCAAGGCGGACTTCACCATCGCCGCGGCCGACGCGGTGGAGACGTACAAGCTCGGCGGCGAGGGCGCCGACCGGCTGCGCGGGGTCGCTCGTCTGTACGACGACTACGTGCAGCTCGTCGTCCCGCCGCACTCGGAGATCGAGTCCGTGGCGGACCTGCGCGGCAAGCGGGTCGCCATAGGGCTCCCCGACTCGGGGGTGCGGCTGATCGCGACTCGGCTGCTCAAGGCAGCCGGCATCGATCCCGAGAAGGACATCACGCCGTACCCGGACGGCATCGACACCGGTCCGAGGAAGCTGGGCACGAAGCTCGACGCGTTCTTCTGGTCGGGCGGACTGCCGACGGACGGACTGCGCAAGCTCACCAGGACCGATTCGTTCCGGTTCATCCCGATCGCTCCCGATCTGGTCGCCAAGCTGCACAAGCAGCGCGCCGCCACGCGGTACTACCGCGCCACGAACATGCCCGAGTCGGCGTACCCGACCATCCAGATGGGTCAGGCCGTGCCGACGCTCGCGGTGTCCAACCTGCTCATCACCCGCACGGACATGGATCCCCGGCTGACCGAGTGGCTGACCCGGACCGTCATCAAGAGCCGCGACCGCATCGGCGCGCACGTGCACTCCGCCCAGCTGGTCGACCTGCGCACCGCCGCCGCCGACGCCGCCCGCATCCTCGGCGCGCTCGGCGCCGGCGGGCTGCTGCCGCCCGGCCCCGACGTGCTGGCCACCGTCGAGTTCCTCGGCGAGCACGGCATCCCCGCGCTCCCCGGCGGGCGCTACCTCGCCCAGGCCGTCGACCCCGCCGACCACGCGCGCGTGCTGGCCGCCCGGCCCGAGCTGGTCGACGGCATCTACACCGACCCGCTGACCCTGCACGAGGGCGCGCGGCGCTACTACCGCTCGGTGAAGCCGTAA
- a CDS encoding MazG nucleotide pyrophosphohydrolase domain-containing protein, whose product MSSSPADLVREFHLAFGLDARTTPTAVSPELAAQRGALLAEEAAEVAEVAVDGPLDRLAHELADVVYVAYGTALVHGIDLDQVIAEIHRSNMTKLGPDGTVVRRADGKVLKGEHYEKPDVAAVLRRQGWRAQGA is encoded by the coding sequence ATGAGTTCCTCGCCCGCCGACCTGGTCCGTGAGTTCCACCTCGCCTTCGGCCTCGACGCCCGTACGACACCGACCGCGGTCTCACCGGAACTGGCCGCGCAGAGAGGGGCGCTGCTCGCCGAGGAGGCCGCGGAGGTCGCCGAGGTCGCGGTCGACGGCCCGCTCGACCGGCTCGCGCACGAACTGGCGGACGTCGTCTACGTGGCGTACGGCACCGCCCTCGTCCACGGCATCGACCTCGACCAGGTGATCGCCGAGATCCACCGCTCCAACATGACCAAGCTGGGCCCCGACGGCACCGTCGTCCGCAGGGCCGACGGCAAGGTCCTCAAGGGGGAGCACTACGAGAAGCCCGACGTGGCGGCGGTACTGCGGCGCCAGGGGTGGCGGGCGCAGGGGGCCTGA